From the genome of Tachysurus vachellii isolate PV-2020 chromosome 2, HZAU_Pvac_v1, whole genome shotgun sequence, one region includes:
- the si:dkey-21c1.4 gene encoding uncharacterized protein C17orf80, translating into MSLEICPFCGKSFKRLKSHLSYCNMSPGSKTSKVTNKSKEIPTTTFKSKMNKGKTTKVNTKNNDIHLNCSTIKATSKSTKSRSKNAEKVNKELLQNTSALTSTASKILSREGTNTDMSKPKTKWLAKREQEMLKQAKLKTQTRIKFTSVSQQEKYSSKTFKTPVKDTHLSAKETVSGQNQLTGTNLTSQLTNNKINRSVSDPFQRVPWTTGCQDKQSIPVDQTQNSPKSMTKEYTLATRCKEQGVSTFQTKTCVWDHIKHGLHRSRYDIVPMLFPIVSAHKVSFAKCVNTLESVLKPHTGNDQNITMKTSPGEFPILQTSVQRPAEDMFSSRLQNLSVLPYAPEMETGYGGTFFCSPDSEISSNENVLMKCQTSKLSSQRQGLMTELRLRDVRLNELASWLGAQTPKSPREAVTMFNKGWQWYYRKYIDVQKGGIGGIAMLIGCYCVLSYIWSYPHIKKDRWRKYH; encoded by the exons ATGAGCTTAG AGATATGTCCATTTTGTGGGAAGTCGTTCAAAAGGCTCAAATCACATCTGTCTTACTGCAACATGTCCCCTGGGTCTAAAACTTCCAAAGTCACTAACAAATCTAAAGAAATACCGACTACTACTTTTAAATCAAAAATGAATAAGGGTAAGACTACAAAagtaaatactaaaaataatgacattcaTTTGAATTGCTCAACAATTAAGGCAACCTCAAAATCCACCAAATCCAGATCCAAAAATGCTGAAAAGGTGAATAAGGAACTTTTACAAAACACCTCCGCACTAACAAGCACCGCCTCCAAGATACTATCCAGAGAAGGAACGAACACAGACATGTCGAAGCCCAAAACAAAATGGCTTgcaaaaagagagcaagagatgtTAAAACAAGCTAAACTTAAAACACAGACTAGAATCAAATTCACTTCAGTTTCTCAGCAGGAAAAGTATAgcagtaaaacatttaaaaccccAGTAAAAGACACACATTTATCAGCGAAAGAAACTGTCAGTGGGCAAAATCAGCTTACAGGAACTAATTTGACTTCTCAACTAACAAACAACAAGATCAACCGCAGTGTGTCAGATCCCTTTCAAAGAGTTCCCTGGACCACAGGCTGTCAGGATAAGCAAAGTATTCCAGTGGACCAGACACAAAATAGTCCAAAGTCTATGACCAAAGAATATACTTTGGCTACAAGATGTAAAGAGCAAGGTGTATCTACATTTCAAACTAAGACTTGTGTGTGGGACCACATTAAACATGGACTTCACAGAAGTAGATACGACATTGTTCCCATGTTATTTCCCATAGTTTCAGCACACAAAGTATCTTTTGCCAAGTGTGTAAACACTTTAGAGTCTGTACTCAAGCCTCATACAGGGAATGATCAAAACATTACTATGAAGACTTCACCTGGAGAGTTTCCTATTTTGCAAACCTCTGTCCAAAGACCAGCTGAAGACATGTTCAGCTCACGATTACAAAACCTGTCCGTTCTGCCATACGCACCTGAGATGGAAACAGGTTATGGTGGAACATTTTTCTGCTCACCTGATTCAGAAATCTCCTCTAATGAAAATGTATTGATGAAGTGCCAAACCTCCAAGCTTTCATCACAGAGACAAG GTTTAATGACAGAGCTGAGACTTAGAGATGTGAGATTGAATGAGCTTGCTTCTTGGCTTGGTGCTCAAACACCAAAATCACCCAGGGAGGCTGTGACAATGTTTAACAAAG GTTGGCAGTGGTATTACAGGAAGTACATTGATGTGCAAAAAGGAGGAATTGGTGGGATTGCAATGCTGATTGGTTGCTACTGTGTCTTGAGTTACATTTGGAGTTACCCCCATATCA AAAAAGACCGCTGGAGGAAGTACCATTAG
- the si:dkey-21c1.1 gene encoding uncharacterized protein si:dkey-21c1.1, with protein MHGLPMLPESRKRHHSCDAEEEQLLPQAKRFPGHPIFSELAQDVWDFESSSSDSSCFSSPEKLTGAGFIHESAKINGKRALEDSCSPSTSGQFGEEVALQCKSDDSYHNINRILREAHFSSLKTRGQPGTT; from the exons ATGCACGGCTTACCCATGCTGCCAGAAAGCAG AAAACGGCATCATAGCTGTGATGCTGAGGAAGAACAACTTCTGCCTCAAGCTAAGAGGTTTCCGGGTCATCCTATCTTTTCTGAGCTAGCCCAGGATGTTTGGGACTTTGAG TCTTCCAGTAGTGATAGCAGTTGCTTTAGCAGCCCAGAGAAGCTGACAGGAGCTGGCTTCATCCACGAGTCtgcaaaaataaatggaaagcGTGCCCTTGAGGATTCCTGTAGCCCTAGCACCTCGGGGCAGTTTGGTGAAGAGGTGGCCTTACAGTGCAAATCTGATGACTCTTACCATAATATCAACCGCATCCTTAGAGAAGCTCACTTCAGCAGTCTGAAAACTCGTGGCCAGCCAGGAACAACCTGA